One Streptomyces fagopyri DNA window includes the following coding sequences:
- a CDS encoding LeuA family protein: MRRIRIFDATLRDGEQAPGNAMSPQQKLALALKLEELGVDTVETGYPGSSAADFEATRLIAKSLTTAGFATFNRCSREDIRLSMEAAGGNPRHQVQVCCTGSDIHLRHKRGITRAQALSEVDDSVRYARSLGAVDINLAVEDASRGEHEWIRALVGTAVEAGATAVTLADTTGFAIPQEFGELIAAVRACVPRDIVLATHCHDDLGLSLANALAGLAAGADEVQATLAGIGERSGNTSLEELAAVLSYKGTELGMDTGVRTELLDEAFELLSGAISLERPRNKAIFGTNSFATQAGIHQAAMLQNPVTYEFIRPESFGRQRALLVGRHSGRSILRHLLGQLGIPADDGLVSELYEEYIANRPNGDCDELDVLRDRLADRLGVPRTAGATA, from the coding sequence ATGCGCCGGATACGCATTTTTGACGCCACGCTTCGTGACGGGGAACAAGCCCCCGGAAACGCGATGTCCCCCCAGCAGAAGCTGGCGCTCGCTCTGAAACTTGAGGAACTCGGAGTCGACACGGTCGAGACCGGCTATCCCGGCTCCTCCGCGGCTGATTTCGAAGCCACCCGGTTGATCGCGAAATCCCTCACCACAGCCGGATTCGCCACGTTCAACCGCTGCTCGCGTGAGGACATCCGCCTGTCGATGGAGGCGGCCGGGGGCAACCCGCGGCACCAGGTGCAGGTCTGCTGCACCGGCAGCGACATCCATCTGCGCCACAAGCGTGGCATCACCAGGGCGCAGGCCCTCAGTGAGGTCGACGACTCCGTCCGGTACGCCCGGTCCCTGGGTGCCGTCGACATCAACCTCGCGGTCGAGGACGCCAGTCGCGGGGAGCACGAGTGGATCCGCGCCCTGGTCGGCACCGCGGTGGAGGCCGGGGCCACGGCCGTGACCCTCGCCGACACCACCGGTTTCGCGATTCCCCAGGAGTTCGGCGAGCTCATCGCCGCGGTGCGTGCCTGCGTACCCCGTGACATCGTGCTCGCGACCCACTGCCACGACGATCTCGGCCTCTCCCTGGCCAACGCTCTGGCCGGTCTCGCGGCCGGGGCCGACGAGGTCCAGGCGACACTCGCCGGCATCGGCGAGCGCTCCGGGAACACCTCGCTGGAGGAACTGGCGGCGGTGCTGTCGTACAAGGGCACCGAACTCGGCATGGACACCGGCGTTCGCACCGAACTCCTCGACGAGGCGTTCGAACTCCTCTCCGGCGCCATCTCGCTGGAGCGCCCGCGCAACAAGGCGATCTTCGGAACGAACTCTTTCGCCACACAAGCGGGAATTCACCAGGCGGCCATGCTGCAGAACCCCGTCACGTACGAATTCATCAGGCCCGAGAGCTTCGGGCGTCAACGCGCCCTGCTCGTCGGACGGCATTCCGGGCGGTCGATCCTTCGGCACCTCCTGGGGCAGCTCGGGATACCCGCCGACGACGGCCTGGTGAGCGAGCTGTACGAGGAGTACATCGCGAACCGGCCGAACGGCGACTGCGACGAACTGGACGTGCTCCGCGACCGGTTGGCCGACAGGCTCGGCGTGCCGCGGACCGCCGGAGCCACGGCGTGA
- the leuC gene encoding 3-isopropylmalate dehydratase large subunit yields the protein MSTAATTLIDKLWRNAVVCTEPDGPDLLYVDLHLVHEATSPQAFDGLRLAGRGVRRPDLTLAVEDHNVPTDSLTVSDALSREQLQALRRNCAEHGVGLFPHGHRRQGVVHVVGPELGLVQPGMTVVCGDSHTSTHGAFGALAFGVGTSDVEHVLATQTVAIQQPRTMSVEFTGTPAHGVTAKDLMLALITEIGANGAHGHIVEYRGEAVRSLSMEGRMTMCNLSVEAGARAGLIAPDETTFAYLADRPGSPSGPAWEDALAHWRTLTTDASALFDRTVTVDVSGLTPWVTWGTNPGQAVPLGGAVPDPETLADPQERASARRALAYMDLVPGTPMREIGIDTVFIGSCTNGRLEDLRAAADVLRGRRVADGVRVLVVPGSMDVRTRAEEEGLNEVFTRAGAEWRLPGCSMCLGMNSDRLPGRQRCASTSNRNYEGRQGPQARTHLVSPAIAAATAVAGRLALPADLP from the coding sequence GTGAGCACGGCTGCGACGACGCTCATCGACAAGCTCTGGCGGAACGCGGTCGTGTGCACGGAGCCGGACGGTCCCGATCTCCTCTACGTCGACCTGCACCTGGTCCACGAGGCGACGTCACCGCAGGCGTTCGACGGGCTGCGGCTGGCCGGCCGCGGGGTGCGAAGGCCGGATCTGACGCTGGCGGTCGAGGATCACAACGTGCCGACCGACTCGCTCACCGTCTCCGACGCGCTCAGCCGGGAGCAGTTGCAGGCGCTGCGCCGCAACTGCGCCGAGCACGGCGTCGGTCTGTTCCCGCACGGTCACCGCCGACAGGGCGTGGTCCATGTCGTCGGCCCCGAACTCGGCCTCGTCCAGCCGGGCATGACCGTGGTGTGCGGAGACAGTCACACGTCCACCCACGGCGCCTTCGGTGCGCTCGCCTTCGGTGTGGGGACAAGCGATGTCGAGCACGTGCTCGCGACCCAGACCGTGGCGATCCAGCAGCCGAGGACGATGTCGGTGGAGTTCACCGGCACCCCCGCCCACGGCGTCACCGCCAAGGACTTGATGCTCGCCCTGATCACGGAGATCGGCGCCAACGGCGCGCACGGCCACATCGTGGAGTACCGCGGCGAGGCGGTGCGCTCGCTCTCCATGGAGGGCCGTATGACGATGTGCAACCTCAGTGTGGAAGCCGGTGCCAGAGCCGGGCTGATAGCGCCTGACGAGACGACCTTCGCCTACCTCGCGGACCGGCCCGGCAGTCCGTCGGGACCGGCCTGGGAGGATGCGCTCGCCCATTGGCGCACCTTGACGACGGACGCCTCCGCCCTCTTCGACCGTACCGTCACCGTCGACGTGTCGGGGCTGACCCCCTGGGTGACCTGGGGAACCAATCCCGGCCAGGCGGTGCCGCTCGGCGGGGCCGTCCCCGATCCCGAGACCCTCGCCGACCCGCAGGAACGGGCTTCGGCGCGACGGGCGCTCGCCTACATGGACCTCGTTCCGGGCACACCGATGCGGGAGATCGGTATCGACACCGTCTTCATCGGCTCGTGCACCAACGGCCGCCTGGAGGACCTCAGAGCCGCCGCGGACGTGCTCCGCGGCCGTCGGGTCGCCGACGGCGTACGCGTGCTGGTGGTCCCCGGCTCCATGGATGTCCGCACCCGGGCGGAAGAAGAGGGCCTCAACGAGGTCTTCACCCGGGCGGGAGCCGAGTGGCGTCTGCCGGGCTGCTCCATGTGCCTGGGCATGAACTCCGACCGGCTCCCCGGCAGACAGCGCTGCGCGTCGACCAGCAATCGCAATTACGAGGGACGGCAGGGACCGCAGGCCCGGACGCATCTGGTGTCTCCCGCCATCGCCGCGGCGACCGCGGTGGCCGGCAGGCTCGCCCTCCCCGCAGACCTGCCTTGA
- the leuD gene encoding 3-isopropylmalate dehydratase small subunit — MEPLSTHTGKCLPLPRSNVDTDQIIPAEHCRSLYRTGYAGALFARWRSDPGFVLEQPERSGATVLLAGPHFATGSSREHAVWALRDWGFAAVIAPSFGDIFGRNALKNGLLAVTLPEPDVAWLLQHAEEDAEFEATVDLLHCRVSAGGRSWDFDIDGRARRMLLAGHDDITATLTREADIAAHEKSRRPWLPVLTPGMAPVPAESG, encoded by the coding sequence GTGGAACCGCTGAGCACCCACACCGGGAAGTGTCTGCCGCTGCCCCGCAGCAACGTGGACACCGATCAGATCATCCCCGCCGAACACTGCAGGAGTCTGTACCGCACCGGGTACGCCGGCGCGCTGTTCGCCAGATGGCGCTCGGACCCCGGCTTCGTCCTGGAACAGCCCGAACGGTCCGGCGCCACGGTCCTGTTGGCGGGCCCGCACTTCGCCACCGGCAGTTCGCGTGAGCATGCCGTCTGGGCGCTGCGGGACTGGGGCTTCGCCGCTGTCATAGCGCCCAGCTTCGGTGACATCTTCGGCCGCAACGCGCTCAAGAACGGTCTGCTGGCGGTCACGTTGCCGGAACCGGATGTCGCTTGGCTGCTCCAACACGCCGAGGAGGACGCCGAGTTCGAGGCGACGGTCGATCTGCTGCACTGCCGGGTCTCGGCCGGCGGACGGAGCTGGGACTTCGACATCGACGGGCGCGCACGGCGGATGCTGCTCGCGGGACACGACGACATCACCGCCACCCTGACGAGGGAGGCCGACATCGCCGCCCACGAGAAATCACGCCGGCCCTGGTTGCCCGTGCTGACGCCCGGCATGGCACCGGTTCCCGCGGAATCCGGCTGA
- a CDS encoding isocitrate/isopropylmalate dehydrogenase family protein gives MSVITVIPGDGIGPEVIEQAMLTLDRLQLGLEFDVLDHVNADTFLRTGVALCDEDFERVRSSRSVLLGAIGDPRVGSPAYGRGVLLRLRFELDLYVNHRPAKLLHDRLSPLRADSARAVDCIVIRENTEGLYTGAGGSVHPGSEHEIALDVDLSTYHGTARIVEYAFSIARREVCMVDKANAVEFGGGLWQRCWRAAAARHPDKASRHLYVDAAAMQMVTDPTGFDVIVTNNSYGDILSDIASAVAGGIGTAASANLNPERGFGLYEPVHGSAPDIAGKDIANPVGAILSAGLLIGDLGHHEAAAALRAAISQAVAAGETTPDLGGSLDTRGAGEAIRARL, from the coding sequence ATGTCAGTCATCACTGTCATTCCAGGCGACGGTATCGGGCCCGAGGTGATCGAGCAGGCCATGCTGACGCTGGACCGGCTCCAGCTCGGCCTCGAATTCGACGTCCTCGACCACGTCAACGCCGACACGTTCCTCCGTACCGGAGTCGCTCTCTGCGACGAGGACTTCGAGCGGGTGAGGTCCAGCCGCTCGGTGTTGCTCGGGGCGATCGGTGACCCTCGGGTCGGCTCGCCGGCCTACGGGCGCGGTGTCCTGCTCCGTCTGCGCTTCGAGTTGGACCTGTACGTCAACCACCGCCCGGCGAAGCTGCTCCACGACCGGCTGAGCCCGCTCAGGGCGGACAGCGCGCGGGCGGTGGACTGCATCGTCATCAGGGAGAACACCGAGGGCCTCTACACGGGCGCGGGCGGTTCGGTGCACCCCGGTTCGGAGCACGAGATCGCACTGGACGTCGATCTCAGCACCTACCACGGTACGGCCCGCATCGTGGAGTACGCGTTCTCCATCGCCCGCCGTGAGGTGTGCATGGTGGACAAGGCGAACGCGGTGGAATTCGGCGGGGGTCTGTGGCAGCGGTGCTGGCGGGCAGCCGCGGCGCGCCACCCCGACAAGGCCTCCCGGCACCTCTACGTCGACGCCGCCGCCATGCAGATGGTCACCGATCCCACCGGATTCGATGTGATCGTGACCAACAACTCCTACGGTGACATCCTCAGCGACATCGCGTCCGCGGTCGCCGGCGGGATCGGCACGGCCGCGTCGGCCAATCTCAACCCGGAACGCGGGTTCGGCCTCTACGAGCCGGTCCACGGCAGCGCGCCGGACATCGCCGGCAAGGACATCGCCAATCCGGTCGGGGCCATCCTCAGCGCCGGGCTGCTCATCGGCGACCTGGGCCACCACGAGGCGGCCGCCGCGCTGCGAGCCGCGATCTCGCAGGCGGTGGCAGCCGGGGAGACCACCCCGGATCTCGGCGGCTCGCTGGACACCCGTGGTGCCGGTGAGGCGATTCGAGCCCGGTTGTGA
- a CDS encoding SAM-dependent methyltransferase, which yields MSSRTESVEVLDASVQEQWKAVAATGAAELASSYVLSSAVLGLARAGVTARLSGEWTPLADLVPPGGYTELARNVLRFVQVRGLVESQGDSWRLTPRGASLLGEVPEAVIGYYAEAYGPVLSSIEGLLTGRLRYGSDVARDTEALGRRCEVLFRSVGMNVVRELVGKYQAKRVLDLGCGTGGLVLDLCREDPGLRAVGLDIAEDAVALGSKRAAEEGLDDRASFVVGDAFAPDDWPEAARECDLFIAVGAVHEHFRDGEAAVVELLRAYSDLLASKPGSVLVLAEPELFTDSVDADFFLVHALTEQGFPQPREPWLKVIEAAGLTCRRVLSVPNTMFRFAYYEITAGAPVR from the coding sequence ATGTCCAGCAGGACCGAGTCGGTCGAGGTGCTCGACGCGTCGGTGCAGGAGCAGTGGAAGGCGGTGGCCGCGACCGGCGCCGCCGAACTCGCTTCGTCCTATGTGCTGTCCAGCGCGGTGCTGGGACTGGCACGGGCCGGGGTCACGGCCCGGCTGTCCGGCGAGTGGACGCCCCTCGCGGACCTCGTCCCGCCGGGCGGCTACACCGAGCTGGCGCGGAACGTGCTGCGCTTCGTGCAGGTGCGCGGCCTGGTCGAGTCGCAGGGTGACTCCTGGCGGCTGACTCCGCGTGGCGCCTCCCTGCTCGGGGAGGTACCCGAGGCGGTGATCGGCTATTACGCCGAAGCCTACGGGCCGGTGCTCAGCAGCATCGAGGGACTCCTCACCGGACGCCTCCGGTACGGATCCGACGTGGCGCGTGACACCGAGGCACTCGGCCGCCGTTGCGAGGTGTTGTTCCGGAGCGTCGGCATGAACGTGGTCCGCGAACTGGTCGGGAAGTACCAGGCCAAGCGGGTGCTGGACCTCGGCTGCGGAACGGGGGGCCTGGTGCTCGATCTGTGCCGGGAGGACCCCGGCCTGCGGGCGGTGGGCCTGGACATCGCCGAGGACGCCGTGGCGCTGGGCTCGAAACGGGCGGCGGAGGAGGGGCTCGACGACCGGGCGTCCTTCGTCGTCGGTGACGCGTTCGCGCCCGACGACTGGCCCGAGGCCGCCCGGGAATGCGACCTCTTCATCGCTGTCGGTGCCGTGCACGAGCACTTCCGGGACGGGGAGGCGGCGGTCGTCGAACTGCTGCGCGCCTACTCGGATCTGCTCGCGAGCAAGCCGGGCAGCGTACTGGTTCTCGCCGAGCCCGAACTGTTCACGGACTCCGTGGACGCGGACTTCTTCCTGGTCCACGCGCTCACCGAACAAGGTTTCCCGCAGCCCCGGGAGCCGTGGCTGAAGGTCATCGAGGCGGCCGGACTCACCTGCCGGCGGGTCCTTTCGGTGCCCAACACCATGTTCCGTTTCGCGTACTACGAGATCACGGCCGGAGCGCCGGTCCGGTGA
- a CDS encoding pyridoxal phosphate-dependent aminotransferase encodes MKPSLRAQAVAPMELAKLQRLGRSGSLDIALGIPPGDPPAAVVEAAVSALRKGRHQYADTAGLSELRAVIAADALRTHGVVVDPDTEITVTVGATEALLTALLTVTDPGDEVLLFEPYFELYPGIVELAGAVPRFVRLEAPDWRLTEEALTRVLSPRTRAVVLNTPHNPTGRVFDAQELDLLMNLCQERGIACVTDEVYDCTVFDGRRHLSPLAMPGARPTSVIVGSLSKKAQMTGWRIGYCIADPEMTEVLRRIHEHTTVGTNHPLQSGASALKASDVLDGRALFQDRRDELVAGLSSLGFTVRPPEGGWFVFAGTEALGWPARTLSRRLAESAGVLVAPGSPFFQRPEDGDRWIRTTFVRGAETTRAALDRIAAFLAAEAPPSG; translated from the coding sequence GTGAAGCCGTCGCTGCGGGCGCAGGCGGTCGCCCCCATGGAGCTGGCCAAGCTGCAGCGGCTGGGCCGGTCCGGCTCGCTGGACATCGCGCTGGGCATCCCTCCGGGCGACCCGCCCGCGGCCGTCGTGGAGGCCGCGGTGTCAGCCCTGCGCAAGGGCCGGCACCAGTACGCCGATACGGCGGGGCTGTCCGAGTTGCGTGCCGTGATCGCGGCGGACGCTCTGCGGACCCATGGGGTCGTGGTGGATCCGGACACCGAGATCACGGTGACGGTGGGCGCCACGGAGGCGTTGCTGACCGCGTTGCTGACCGTCACCGATCCCGGTGACGAAGTCCTGCTGTTCGAACCGTACTTCGAGCTCTACCCGGGGATCGTCGAGCTCGCCGGCGCGGTACCGCGCTTCGTCCGGCTGGAGGCACCCGACTGGCGCCTGACGGAGGAGGCGCTGACGCGCGTGCTCTCGCCGCGGACCCGGGCCGTGGTGCTGAACACGCCGCACAACCCCACCGGGCGGGTCTTCGACGCCCAGGAGCTCGACCTCCTGATGAACCTCTGCCAGGAGCGGGGCATCGCCTGCGTCACCGACGAGGTCTACGACTGCACGGTCTTCGACGGGCGCCGGCACCTGTCCCCGCTCGCGATGCCGGGCGCGCGGCCGACCAGCGTGATCGTCGGCAGCCTGTCCAAGAAGGCGCAGATGACGGGGTGGCGTATCGGGTACTGCATCGCCGACCCGGAGATGACAGAGGTGCTGCGCAGGATTCATGAGCACACCACCGTGGGCACCAACCATCCCCTGCAGTCCGGTGCCTCCGCCCTGAAAGCCTCCGACGTACTGGACGGCCGGGCGCTGTTCCAGGACCGGCGGGACGAACTGGTCGCCGGTCTGTCCTCGTTGGGATTCACGGTGCGTCCCCCCGAGGGGGGCTGGTTCGTCTTCGCGGGCACCGAAGCCCTCGGCTGGCCCGCGCGGACGCTCTCCCGCCGGCTGGCGGAATCGGCGGGTGTCCTGGTCGCACCCGGTTCCCCGTTCTTCCAGCGGCCTGAGGACGGCGACCGCTGGATACGAACGACATTCGTCCGCGGTGCCGAGACCACTCGGGCGGCACTCGACCGGATCGCGGCGTTCCTCGCGGCCGAGGCCCCGCCCTCCGGGTGA
- a CDS encoding cytochrome P450, with product MNIDADLPRYPATRTGCPFDPPAAYVDWNKAGGLRRVRLWNGREAWVATRYEDVRAVLADPRISSDGARPDMPTVSPASQVMTPLRASFNRMDDPDHTRLRSMVARDFSARRTAELRPRIQEMADDLIDTMMLHGSPADLVAEFALPFPSLVISLMLGIPYEEHDFFQKHSIALLDTHSSAEEVEQAGTEMRDFLRELTAVKERRPGDDIISRLVTEQLAVGSITRDELVDLALLLLISGHEATTNMIGLGVVALLGDPVQRARVRDTDDPAFLAGAVEELLRYLSAADAGFARVVTEDIEIGGHLLRAGDGVFVSLSAANRDGSVFDSADTLDTGRGAPRHHLAFGYGSHQCLGQSLVRADLQTALPTLLRRLPELRLAVPVEQISFAHMGTFGPVELPVAW from the coding sequence GTGAACATCGACGCCGACCTTCCGCGCTACCCGGCCACCCGCACCGGCTGCCCCTTCGACCCTCCCGCCGCCTACGTCGACTGGAACAAAGCCGGGGGCCTACGCCGGGTAAGGCTGTGGAACGGGCGCGAGGCCTGGGTGGCAACCCGCTACGAGGACGTGCGGGCCGTCCTCGCCGACCCGCGCATCAGCAGCGACGGAGCCCGGCCGGACATGCCCACGGTTTCGCCGGCCTCCCAGGTCATGACACCGTTACGGGCTTCCTTCAACCGGATGGACGATCCGGACCACACCCGTCTGCGGAGCATGGTCGCCCGTGACTTCTCGGCCCGTCGGACGGCCGAACTGCGGCCCAGGATCCAGGAGATGGCCGACGATCTCATCGACACGATGATGCTCCACGGTTCTCCCGCCGACCTGGTTGCGGAGTTCGCGCTCCCCTTCCCCTCGCTGGTGATCTCGCTGATGCTCGGCATTCCGTACGAGGAGCACGACTTCTTCCAGAAGCACAGCATCGCGCTGCTCGACACGCACTCCTCGGCCGAGGAGGTGGAGCAGGCGGGGACGGAGATGCGGGATTTCCTCCGCGAGCTGACGGCGGTCAAGGAACGCCGGCCCGGGGACGACATCATCAGCCGGCTGGTCACCGAACAGCTTGCCGTCGGCAGCATCACCCGGGACGAACTGGTCGACCTCGCACTGCTGTTGCTGATCTCGGGGCACGAGGCGACCACGAACATGATCGGGCTCGGCGTCGTCGCCCTGCTCGGCGATCCCGTCCAGCGGGCCCGGGTACGGGACACGGACGATCCCGCCTTCCTGGCGGGCGCCGTGGAAGAACTGCTGCGCTACCTCTCCGCGGCCGACGCGGGCTTCGCCCGTGTGGTCACCGAGGACATCGAGATCGGCGGCCACCTGCTGCGCGCCGGCGACGGGGTGTTCGTCAGCCTCTCCGCGGCCAACCGGGACGGTTCGGTGTTCGACTCCGCGGACACACTGGACACCGGTCGCGGCGCGCCCCGCCACCACCTGGCCTTCGGGTACGGCAGCCACCAGTGTCTGGGACAGAGCCTGGTCCGGGCGGACCTCCAGACGGCGTTGCCCACCCTGTTGCGACGGCTTCCGGAACTCCGGCTCGCGGTGCCCGTCGAACAGATCTCCTTCGCCCACATGGGCACCTTCGGCCCCGTCGAGCTCCCCGTCGCCTGGTGA
- a CDS encoding MFS transporter, with protein MANPITPARGPARSLTSATLFMTMGNGAFMTCSALYFTKVIGFTPARLGLGLSIAGLVGLLAGVPLGHLADRRGPRETAAALVALNGIAAGGYLFVDSFAPFVLVACAFVVLERGGRAALQATLAAVLQGTDLVRTRAYLRSVNNAGIAAGSLFAGIAIQIGTDNAFRVVLILDALSFLVSALLLMTLPRTAPAPAAAPGEPRLAVLRDRPFAVITLISVVLSLYAVLLEIVLPLWIVSHTTAPRWLVTVLFLVNTASVVSFQVRITKKVDTLPLAIGAFRRSGVALLLCCVLFALSSTGTAVTAGLLLVLGGAVHVYGEMVLSAAAWVVSYELAPPDKQGQYQGFFFTGYAASVMIAPVLLTSLLIRYGTPGWFVLGGAFLLSALAMGPVVRWAARTRPQYFGSSSVPSAPLKGVS; from the coding sequence GTGGCCAATCCAATTACCCCCGCCCGCGGGCCTGCCCGCAGCCTCACGTCGGCGACGTTGTTCATGACCATGGGCAACGGCGCGTTCATGACCTGCTCAGCGCTGTATTTCACGAAAGTCATCGGGTTCACCCCGGCGCGACTCGGCCTCGGGCTGAGCATCGCGGGTCTGGTCGGGCTCCTGGCCGGGGTACCCCTCGGTCACCTGGCGGACCGCCGGGGCCCACGTGAAACCGCGGCCGCGCTGGTGGCCCTCAACGGGATCGCGGCCGGCGGCTATCTCTTCGTCGACTCCTTCGCCCCATTCGTGCTGGTGGCCTGCGCGTTCGTCGTCCTCGAAAGGGGCGGCCGAGCCGCTCTCCAGGCGACGCTCGCCGCCGTCCTGCAAGGCACGGACCTCGTGCGCACGCGCGCCTACCTGCGTTCGGTCAACAACGCGGGGATCGCCGCGGGCTCGCTGTTCGCGGGAATCGCGATTCAGATAGGCACCGACAACGCCTTTCGCGTCGTCCTGATCCTCGACGCGCTGAGCTTCCTGGTGTCCGCGCTGCTGCTCATGACCCTGCCCCGGACGGCGCCCGCGCCGGCGGCGGCCCCGGGCGAGCCCCGCCTGGCAGTGCTGCGCGACCGCCCCTTCGCGGTGATCACACTCATCAGTGTGGTGCTGTCCCTGTACGCGGTGCTGCTGGAGATCGTGCTTCCGCTGTGGATCGTCAGCCACACGACCGCTCCCCGATGGCTCGTGACCGTGCTGTTCCTGGTCAACACCGCGAGCGTGGTGTCGTTCCAGGTCCGCATCACGAAGAAGGTGGACACCCTGCCCCTGGCCATCGGGGCGTTCCGGCGTTCCGGGGTGGCGCTTCTGCTGTGCTGTGTGCTGTTCGCGCTCTCGTCCACGGGTACGGCCGTCACAGCGGGCCTGCTGCTCGTCCTCGGCGGCGCCGTCCACGTCTATGGCGAGATGGTGCTCTCCGCCGCGGCCTGGGTGGTGAGCTACGAACTGGCACCACCGGACAAGCAGGGGCAGTACCAGGGCTTCTTCTTCACCGGCTACGCGGCTTCCGTCATGATCGCGCCGGTCCTTCTGACGTCCCTGCTCATCCGGTACGGGACTCCCGGCTGGTTCGTCCTCGGCGGAGCGTTCCTGCTGTCCGCCCTGGCCATGGGCCCGGTCGTGCGCTGGGCAGCGCGGACCCGCCCGCAGTACTTCGGCTCCTCCTCCGTGCCATCGGCTCCCCTGAAGGGTGTCTCGTGA